In Camelus dromedarius isolate mCamDro1 chromosome 16, mCamDro1.pat, whole genome shotgun sequence, the genomic stretch TCTTCCAAGTTTTACTGTGGaaaccttcaaatatatataaagtagacatAGCATAATGAAACCCCATGTATCCATCACCCAGTTTCTAGAATTTTCACCTTctaccattcttttttttatctgTATCTCCATCCACTCCCCATTCCTCTCATtttttataattctcttttcttggAGGAAAAAATTACATTAGAATGCACGGATCTAAATTGTACAGTTTTGACAAAGTATATACCCAGGCAACTCACTCTCATCATGATATAAAATGTTTCCATCTGCAAAGAAAGttccctcactcccttcccaATCATCCTCATCACATACATCTCGGCAatcactattatttttttcaacttagATTCGTTTTGCCGGCTCTAGATGGTCATGCATATGCAATCGTGTGGTCTATAGTCTCTGGTGCCTGTCAGCATcatgtctgtgagattcatcccAATGTTACATGTAGCAGTAATGTATTCCTTTTACTGCTAAGTGGTATTCCACTGTAGGAACACAGACCAAGGTGGATTACTTCTCCTGTTGATGGATGGACATTTCAGCTCCTTCAGCACATGGTGAACTAAACTGCCATGAACACTCTCGTATTTTCATATGAacactttcatttctgttgggtaaatTATCTAGTGgcatttcattgtgattttaatttgcatttcacgaTCACTAATGATGTGGAACACTTTTTCACaagcttattttccatctgtagaTCTTCCTTTGTGAAGTCTCTTGCCTGTTTTTAATAAGGCTGTAATTCTCATGTTGACTTGTGAGAGTGCTTTATACAGTCTGGAGATAAGTCCTTTCAcagatgtgaatttttttttcagtgtgtggcttattttttttctcaatggagtctttgaagaacagaaataaataaatagttcgcttttttcagattttctatttcatctcATGCCAGTTTGGTcagataaagttttttttttaattgaactatagttgattaacaatgttacgttagtttcaggtgtacagcaaagtgattcagatatatacatataatatattcttatatattctttcacagattcttttccattataggttagtacaagatattgaatgtagttctctgtgctacacagtaggtccttgtttatctattttatatatagtagtgtgtacctgttaatcccaaactcctagtttatccttccacctccttcctcctttggtaaccgtaagtttgttttctgtctgtgagtctccttctgttttgtaaataagttcatttgtatcatttattttttagattccacgtataactggtatcatatgttatttgtctttctctgacttcacttaatatgataatctctaggtctatccatgtgaATGCaacaaataaagatttttttaaaggaatttttcctttttatctacgttgtcaaatttgttggcataaagttgttcctaaaattattttactatgcTTTTGGCACCTGCAGGATCTCTATTTAGTTATAATGTTGGTAATCtgtactttctctttcttgatcaaTCTAGCTGAGGTTTACTagtttttttcaaagaatcaaatttttctttttaaaattttcacaatTATTCGTCTGTTTCtatttaatcaataaaaatattatttccttccttcctctgactttgggtttaatttgcttaTCTTTTTCTTAAGGTGGAAATTGCCACAGGGGGGGCCTAGGGGTGGGAGCCGCTTCCTACGGTTACTAACAATTAGGGTTACTTAAGGTCCCCTTTTTGTTCTTTTAGCCTTCCCACATCCGTGTGACCAACTCTCTGTATGAAATCCCTTCTGCTGGAAATATCTTGTATGGTTTTGGTTTTCCTGACCGCACTCTAATTGTTATACATATAAACCAGCATTTGTTAAAGTGTATTCCAAAAAAACGTGAGTCCTGTGAGATGCACATGGGTTCTTTGGTCCCATGAGCtttgaaaatgctacatactaGATCTTCCCTTTTGAAGATCCTCAATGCCCTTTACCATATTAAAGGCTATGGTAGATTATTGTACAGCAAAAACTCTCTCCTTCTCACATCCATGACTGAAGTATGGTTCCCCCACCCACTGCTGTGAGGTGTGGCCACGCACCTTGCTCTGGCCAGTAGAACGAGGGTGAGAGTAACAGGGTGCCAGTTTCTAGTATGGGCCTGAAGAGGTATTGCGTGTTTCCACTTGCCCTTCTGGGAGCTTTTGACCTCTTCCAGAAGACTGTAACCTTCCCAGCCTACTTCAAGGACAAGTGGAACAAACTTGAACTCAACATCCAGCCTTGGGCAGCAACGCCCTATCAGACCTACAGACTcgtaagtaagaaaaaaatgcttactGCTGTGTGTCACTGTGATTTTGTGGTGGGTGTCATGCAGCGACAATTGTTAATACAAGGGTTCCCAGAAGCCTGCAATAAACATATTTAGTATTGGTCAACTGTTCACTTCCCCAGACTTATTTGATCAGAGCACCTTATTTTATTCTGCAGAAAGTACTGTGGGAAATAGTGATATAAACAAACCGCTTGATAATGATTACACTCCAAAATGAAAttattagaatttaattttacaaGAGGCATTCCATGCAGTAGGAATCATTACCTAATCAATAGAGTTATTCACTTAAATGTCTGGGGAGTATACCAAAAAGGCTTTCTAAgatttattgtattattattaactataccTACTACTGTTTCTCTTGAGGGCATCAGCTTAACATGATATATACTTAGATAGTTTGGAAAAATTGAAACATTGTTAGTTTCAACACActtttgcttctttctctctctctccacacacacacaaattatagTTTTAATCTTACATGCTTTACATATTTTTCCATCAAAACCTTAGAACTACTGATTGGCCCATTCATTTTATGGAAAGTCTACACCATATAATCTAATTGGCAAAATTAGCCCTCGTTGTCATCCAAGTCAGCCAAGGTAGACTTAATTCCTATTAAAAAGAGACTGATCTTTAAAATCTATTTGTAAGAATGATAATATGCATTCCTGGGACATGTTTCTTTGAGTCGCAACTCAAGACTAACGGACAAGACACAGAGCCCTGCTGTGGATTTGATGCTGGAGTGAAATCAGACGCCTTCACTTCCCATAGCGCTTACCGACCCTCTCTTCACTTTGCCCAAAGGGACTTCTCCTCAGGGAAGACAACAGTGAGATTGAAGAGATGTGGGTTCCTACCTGGCGTGTCATTGCTCTGACCATCTCACTTTACTAGATGTTGGAAGTGAGACCCTCCCGACGCAGGCCCACCTCTGCTCCCACCACCAGGACAATTTATGTGCAGGAtgctgcagacagacagacagacagacagacagacatgaagCCTACAGACACCATGTTTGTAGCTGTTCCTTTGTCCTCCCTATTGATTTTTCCAGCCCAGAGAAGAACTCCACGATAATAATTCAGGCTGGGTTGGACTAAGGCATGTATTTCTTACACAAAGTGGAAAGAAGGCAATTTGAaagggtggaggggaaggggctggcctGATGTCGCCGCTCACAGGTGAATTTCAGGGCAGACTGCTTTGGGGAGGAGTAAACGTGGAATCTGGGAACAAATCCCTTAAAACTACTGGTGCCCAGGAACCCCTTGAGAAATCTTCTTGCACCCCCAGGAGTTCACATGCCCCAGTCACAAGTGTTATACTATTAGTATATAATCTTGTCTTAAAACTTCTCAAGGAGCAGccatttatctcatttttcttaacCAGACATTCTGATTTTATTCCAAAAAAGAGAAGCATTtccaaggttttttttaaaagataatttattattaaatgaagAAGTCATAAAGCCAAATGGTGTGGGACAGATGTcaaggataaattttaaaagtagtttcCATCAAATACTATTCCTAAGGTTAGAAATAGGAAAAGTATTAAATGAAAAGGTATTTAGTCTTTTGAAAAGGtctgtgatttaaaaagaaaatctttctctGAAAGTACAAATCATCCTTATTACAGAGAAGACATTTAAGagtctgaggggaaaaaaggctttTTAATTCCTAAGTAAATGGTATTTCCCAGACACGCTCAGGGATGTTTGCTTTTAATCAGTGAGTTTTGAAAATCATTGCTTCCACCTTGCAAACTAACACGACCTCTGATCAACGTCATTCCATCCCCCCGACAGGTCCTGTTACAATCTCACAAACGTCCTTCTCTGCAACTTTTAGCAAAGCAGATTTGGACAAAAAGAAAGGATTTGCGGGAACTACAGTTGGGTCCCTAGTGAATaagttaacaaaacaaaaactgctttTCCATTCACATGACACATCCGCAATTGCTCACGCCTACTTACGTTACTGATAAATTTCGTATCAAAAAAAATCTCATGCGTGCATCTCAACATGGGGCTGTGTTCAAAGGCCACGTCCTCCCACCCTGGTCTCTCTAGCCGCGCTGCCCACAACATCGTTCTGAGCTCACCAAGTGTGCCCCCTGGGTCAAAGCCAAACCCCGGGAATTCTCTTACCGTACTTCAAAATTTACATTTACCACTTGTCTTAAATGACAAGATTGTgaaatcagtggggaaaaaaggcaTTTCTATCAATAAATGCTGTGTAATTTGCTCTTCAAAATGCAGGAAGTGTTTGTTGCTCTGCACGATGACTGAGGGGTCCTGGGGTGCCCCCACGAGGGGGTCCCTGCTGAGCGTCACCCCAGCAAACTCGGGACAGTGGAGCCAATCGCAGCGTCCACGGAAGGGATGGTTGGTTCCAATCAGGCACACAATGGACTGAAAGCTATTCACTCGGAAGAGGACAGCAGACACTTTGGCTCCCAAGGCCTCTGATGACTTCAAATGAGAGTGACCATCATCACACCTGCTGTCCTCAGAACAAATGTCCCTGCTGTGGCACCAGGGGACCCTCAGAGCCATCACTTCTGCTTTCACGACAGATGGAACCCATCAGCAGAAACCTGAAGATATAGCAGAAGCCTGAGCTCCCAGGACTCAGCAACCTCCAAGCACCAGATATAATTTGGATGCAATCAAAGGAAAATACCCGTGGCTTCATTCTTTCCAGTATCAGAAGAACCAAAGCCATCTGCCACTTCCTTTACTAAAAACCCacagggatgggaaggaggaaaaagggcCAGGGcgaggcagggcaggcaggaggcTGAAGGCCAGGGCAACCTGGTCACATCGCCCTcctggcctggcccagcctgAGGCCCTGCTTCTACGACCCGCTCAGCCGAATTCACAAAGTTCCTTCAGCTCACAACCAACGACATGACTGTCACTTACACTAAAATGAATGCTTAAACTTGTATGGCCACCACGGCACCTAGGTTTTGGAGTTTGACTTGGGACATCATTCCCTATTCTGAATTCACCTTTGCTTTACTtgggttgggggtaggggggtgTAGAGTTAATTGCTTTTCAGCTGAGACCTCAGGCGCCAGCAGAATTCCTCTGCAGTGTTGACACGACACAGACCTAAAAGCAGTTGACTCAAGGTCTCTGGAAAGGACACCCACCCTGCTGAACCAGATCACCAGAAACATCTATGTCCGCCTCCTCCCAGGGGGTATCCAGTGCCAGGTGTGGCCACTGGCTCTCACTGTGAGTGAGTCCCCCATTGTGAAGTCCCCCCTAAAAAGTGTTTTTCCTAATCGTTCTTGCAAAATGCCATTTCTCTCCAAAGGGCCCTCTGCTATATTTTGCCTTatgaaaaaaatgggaaagtaTTTGGAAACCCAAAAATATAGGAGAGTTACACAGGCCTGTGGAGACTTTAACAGATGCCAAGGCTTCGAGGTGCTTCACCAGAGCCCAAGTATGAACCCACCCAGGGAAGGAGCTGGAACCAAAGCTGTTGCTCTTAAACTTGGCCATCCGTTGGCCTGAGCCCTCTGCAGAGCTGAGAACAGGGCgaaccttttctttcttccttcctttttttcaagACATCTTATATTGGAGTTTGGGGTTTTTCGATATCACAAAAAAGATTTAGAGAATTCCAAGGGCTTTGGTTTAACAGGaaatacaaatggaaataaaaaacgGAATGGAACTCAACTCTCCACAGATTGAACCCATATGGGTGTCACAGCTCACTGAATTAGCACCACTTTCGTAGCAGTGAAGCCACCCGGGGCTGAAATTTCTTCAGACTCACTTTTTCCATCTCAGAGATTTCCTCTTACACTCCTCCTCAGAACTACTGACCAGTGGAAGGAGAGCTATCCCTACCATCCCTGCTTCAAATTGTGGCCATTTTCCTGTTGCTCTAGCcactcttttattttctcatcacaTTGAGACTTTGGGGAAGCCAGGTAGCAGCAGACTAGGAAATACACtcctttgaaaaacaatttgaaaaaattgTAAAAACCAAATTCTCTGAATAATTAGAAGATACTGtgacttattttttccttccctaagCTGGGCTCAGAGGTATCTCTGGGTTAGACTCTTCTGGGGCCAGGATGACACGTGAGGGCCACTGGGCCCCCCTCGACCAGGACGGCGAACGCTGGTCCAGCCCCCCCAGCCCGCTCCAGTCAGCTCTCGTCCGACAGGTAATCGCCGCCCACGAACTCCGTGGCTTCCAGCTCCACGCTGGACAGGAACCTCCTCAGGGTCTTGTGGCGGTTGTAATCCAGGGTGGTGGTATAGACGGTCTTGGGGTACTTGGGGTAGACAATGGTGGTGCTGAGGAAGCGGGCGGGCTTGTGGCGGGGCTCAAAGCGCACCTCGGCCTTGTAGTTGCGCCACGTGCAGCTGGGGACGCAGGTGATGGTCTGGCTGCAGGAGGCCACCGCCAGGCCCAGGGGCAGGTGGACGTCGTCGATGAAGTGCCGCTCTGAGTCGTACTTGACCGAGGACGTGTACCTGGGCAGGAGACATAAGGCCGCGTGAAGCTGCTCCTCTGAGCTAGGGGCCTGGGGGTCCCTCCTGTGACCTGGGACCTTGAGATGGGGGGGACTccaaggagaagcagcagagtTGATGACACACGTACTGTGTGGTCCTGCACTAAGCACCTGACTTTCAGGATctaatttaatcttcccaacaagcCTGGGAGAAGAAATCTGCACCTGGGAGGCACAGAGGTTAAGGTCACGTGGGAGGGGGCAGCGGAGCTGGGATTTAAAGGCGACCGTGCAGGGCTCCCAAGTTTACCCGACACTCCCTGGGCCTCACCGCAGGCAGCAGCCCCTGGGGTCAGCTCCCACTTACTTAAGCTACGAGACCTTGGCTGAGTTACTTAACTACCAAGCCTCAGGTTCCTCTCTGTAAAAGGTGCCCATTGTAACTGGGAGGGCGCTAACCCACAGCAAGCGCTGTCGATGGGAATTACTGTATGACAAGGCGGATTCTCCTGTCCACGACGGGTGAGTGGTCTCTCCTTCTGTTCCCTGAAGTGAACAATCAGCTCTTTAATGAGAGGATGAGGGACCCAGACATCCTGAATGCTGGTTCTGGAAGCTCGGTGACACCATGTGCTAGTATGGCCTTCAGTCTGGTGACCCCTCAAACCCAGGGATTCCGAGATCTGACCTTACCCATCAAAGCCAATCACAGTCttgattttcataaaataaattaacatcCACGTTCCTCAGCAGCcacattagtattttttttaagtccttctTTGGCaattttttggttaatttttcaAAGTCCTTCTTTGGTTAATTTTCTGGGGGGAGGGCGAAGCAtgaattcattttactttctaattATTGCATCTTCACAGATACCAAGAGAAGTACAAGCATCGCACAGACGCCTGGGACAGCACTggcccccagcagccccctcccactGGTCAGGGAGTAAGAAtcagcattcttttaaaaatgagtcagATGGAAACATCTATTCTCCCTGGGCAAGTAGGTTAAGAGGCTGGTGGAAGCTGATGTCATGAAGTCATGTCCTCATTTTGTTCAAAATACAAGCTCCTCAGGAATAAAAGGCTGAACTGCTCACCTCCAAACTGGTGAGCCTCCTTTGTTCTGTGTCAAAGGGCCCTTTGTGTTCACGCAACTGAAACTCCAGCTACCAAAAGTAAAATGCCTTTCTCTAAAAAGACATATCTTGAATGGAGCCTCTCAGTGGAGCTCTGCCCCCAGATGATCCTGGATGAGATTAAATTCCCCAGGGAAGACTGGTACTATAACTGAGACAAGGTTCACAGCACCTTGATgctggggtagggtgggggtgaggggatgtGGGAAGCAGCTTCTGGAAGGAGGAATTACATCATCACAAAATTTTCAACACCTGATGGTCACAATCTATGAAGCCCAAAAAGCAAGTTGTAGGACTTGATGTATAAAGTGATCTCGTTTTCATTTTAGTAAGTATATCTATATTCAAATGgttagaatacaaaaaaaaatctgaaagggtACCCCCTTAAACTAGAATAGTATTTGGTACACTTttgtaattaactttttttttaataacgaGCATTAATTactggaagaaaatatgaaaacagaaataaaatgcaatcaGGTCCTGCTATATTTACCTTACTTCTGTTGGTGGTAAGGGGTCAAATTCCACTCCTTCGCCAAAGGACAGGGGGCATAATCTTGGTGAGTAGCCGGAGGccagggggttggggagagaagcTGGATTCTGCAAAGATGGAAAATGCAGTTAGACCACAGGCCCATCTGATGCATTCCCCACAGAGGGTCCTGGCTATGAGCCTCCAGCTGATGGGCCCAACTATGATTTGCATCCCCATCCTGGGAATGATGCCAGAGAAGGGCTGCCCCATAGCCTGGGAAGAGCCCCCAGAGAGAGTGCCGAGGGGTCTGCTCGAATCCCAGGTCTGTCACGAATGTGCTCTGTGCCCTCGGCAGAATCACATTAGAAGCCCTGCGACCTCATCTACACACCGAGGGGGTGTCCCCTTCCATCGAGGTTTTGGGAAAGGATGAAAACAAGATATGAAGTTGAGCTCAGCATCACAACCGTGGCCAGACCCTGGGGCTTCTGCCTCTGCCTGAAGCCAGGCAGTAAGAAAAACGCAATGAACTGGGGCTTCCCCACCCCAGAACCCTCAATTACGTGTCCCCAACCCCATCATTGTCTCAGCAACTCTCCAGAAaaggccaaaacaaacaaaaaagaaaagctagCAGAGATATTTTTTAACTGGAGTTTCAGTCCAACTTCCCCCACGTCCTCTGCCTCCAGGGCCACCAGGTCAACATCCAGCCAAGATGGACGAAACTCACTGGTAAGACAAACACCAAAAAGTTCTCTACGTCACCTGCCACTACCCAGAAAACTCAAAGAACCAGGGCACAGCATCCCAGGTGAACCATCTTCCAGCCTGGTCGAAGCATCTCGTTTTCTGATTTACCAAGTAGCCTGAGTAAGAGACAGGACCCGCCTCCACACAGGTCCTAGTGTTTTGCTCTTTCTGATTGGAATCAGGGCTTCTGTGTTAAGTGAGTGACAGAAAACAGCCCTTTGGGTTCTTAGCTTTACCAGGAGCTGTCATTTTCTTGGCCTGATTTGAGAGAAGGACCCACACTTGGGTCAGGGTGTGGCCatggcagccccacccccatgTCTTCCAAGAAGCAGACATTTCTAGAAGGTCGGCTCTAAGACTGTTACGTTACCAGGACAAGGTGTCAGGTTGGGGCGCAGGGTGGCTTTTTGCAAAAGCCAAAGGGGACCAGATAGGACAGGAGGAGTCAGGGAGTCCCCAGGTCCAGAACTGAACTCGAGGGAAGAGTTTAATAAGCCCTCACTGGGGCGTGAGAACTAaggtgggtggtggagggagtaAGGTGTGGGCACTGGCTGCTGGAGAGCTTTTGGAAACAGCCCCCTGGAGTAACAGTGGGCCCTGCTCAGCCCCCAGTTCTCTGGCTGCCAGACACTCCCCAGCCTAGGCAGTCCCCTTCCAGGCAGTCCTGGGGGTGCAGAATGACACAGCCTCCAAGAGGAGGCAGACAGCTACCAGCACTCACACTAGATATAGCCTCCTTCTCGGTACCCATACAAGCACTCCTGTTGTGtgttctcttgctttctctgctCCCGCATCCCCGCCTGCCCAGCAGACACCCTGCGCACACACCTTGCTCCAGGGAAGGCTGgaagggggtggggcagcaggagTTAGACTCATAACAAGGTGCCACCAAGGAAAGGGGACGAAGCCACAGCCTCTGGCATGGCTCTGGGAGGCATCAAGGAAGACCTCCTAGAGGAGGTGACAAGTTGGGCATTCAAGGGCTGGCAGGAGTTTGACAGGTAGAAAAGCCAGCTGCGTGTTGGGAGAGATAGAAGTGGATGGCCTCAGAGGGAAAAGACTCGCCAGGTGGAGGGAGCAGCATCAGAGGCACCGATGTGTGTATCTGCCTGTGGTCAGGGATGTGGAAGATGAGGCTAGAAAGGGCTAGATGGTGAGGCTTCTGTAGGCCAAGATGAAGCAAGTGCTATCTTCTAATGGAAATGAGAGAACCCACTAATGACCACTGAGAGACAGGATCAGTGGCCAGGAATTCATTCCACCCACCAGCAAAGTGGGTGGGTCCCTAAGGAGCAGCAGCTGCCACTGAGTACTTCACCCTGGGGGAGAGGGCTGTAAATACCCATCcccaaggaggagggggcaggctcAGAGCCCCACTTTGGGTTTGACTGTAGACAGGATGTGGCTTCCCCTGAGCTCTAGGTAAAGGCAATAAACACCTCTGCCTGAGAGATTCCTAAGGTAAAAGGAActtggtgctttttttctttaaataaaagttttaaagtagAAGGATTCATTTTTGAAAGGTTCCACTCATCTAAAGGCCTCCCACTCATTATGTGCCACACACATGCGTTAGTGACAGGACAACGGCCACTGATCTCAAAAGGCCCTCTCCAAGGCCACTAACAGTCCCCCAAGGCTGGCCCGCTTTGCTCCAGAGCAGAGCGAAGCACACGGCTCTCCCCAGGACCGGCCGGGAGGGGGCAGGCCCTTCGGAGCCGACGGGAGCAAAGCTCTGGGGTGCCTGGGGTTCCCTCTCGGCCCTCCAGCCCGCCGAGTCAGGAATGTGGCTGGGTCGCAGCCTGGCAGCCCCGGGGGGCACCACCCCAAAGGGAGGAGGCGGCGCCTCGCCTCTCTTGGGGCTCCCGCGCCTCCCAGGCGATGACAATTTTCCAGCCACCGGCTCCAGCTGGCCAGGCTCTCGCCGCGTTCCCGCCCCGGGCTCCCGGCGCTGGCCACGCCGTCCCGACGGGCGGGCGGCGGCGCCGACAGCGCGCCCCTGGCGGGCCGGCACGCCTGGGTGTCCGGAGCTCGGCCGCAGGGGATGGAGACGGTGGGGAGaaggggccggggtggggccaCTCACCGGGGCCGCGGGGGTCGCCGCCGCGTCGGGCTCCAGCGCCCCGGGGGCGGGCGTGCGCTCcccaccgccgccgccaccgcccccgcccccggccgccgCGAGCGCccagtggctggggctggggctggggggcagcccCGAGTCCGGACTGTCCAGCACGCCGTCGCCCTTCTTCTTCGTGTCCACGAGCTCGGGCACATCCTGCAGGCTCAGCCGGCCCACCATACTGGTGCgcgcggcggggccggggccgctGCCCGCCCGGCCGCCCTCCCAGCCCGCCGCCCGCGCGCCGTCCGGGTCCCCTGGCCGCCGCGCTCCCgagcccgccccccgccccgccccggtcCCGCCCCGGTCccgccccagccgcccgccctcAGTGGCAGAGCCGCCGGGCCGAGCGCCAGGGGCCGCTGCGCTCCCGCCGTGCGCCGCCCGCGCTGCGCTCCGCCGGGCCGCCCAGCCCGCCCTGAGCGGCCGATCCCAGGCACGGGGGGCGCCGGCCtggacccccgccccgcccgcctccCTGCCACGCCGCAAGCCGACACGCGACCCCGCTCACACCCAGCCCCGAGGGCGCCTTGCCCCTCGTCCTCCCCAGCTGGGCCGGTAGGCGCTAGTATCTGGAGCCTTGGCGTCGGGGGGAGCCCGAATAGAGCCCCGGCCCGCAGAGGCCTGGGGAGCCGGCTGAGCCCAGCGAGCAAACAACTGGAAATTATTAATAGTTAATGCGCTTCGTATGGCTCCAGCTGCCTGTTGGCTCAGCCGGGCGGGCTCTCAGTCTGTCTCTGGCTCTCATTTCTGCCCCGAAGTAAAAGAGCGCCTACTCCTTTTATCCTCATGGGACTAAGGGTAGGGGGGCAGTTGGAGGTGAGGGGGACACATCACTCTCTGGCCTGGGTGCTCAGCTGGACAGCCTGTGGCCACAAAGGGCAGGGAAATTCTGCATGGGGGCAGAATGGATCTGGAACCAGATGGACCGCTCAGAAGACCGTCCACCGGCTGTCTGAAGGGCCAGGGGCTCCCTGGTGGGGGGGGTCACAGCTTTTCAGACGGGggacttctttcttcctccttagtTTGACAGAG encodes the following:
- the RFLNB gene encoding refilin-B, whose translation is MVGRLSLQDVPELVDTKKKGDGVLDSPDSGLPPSPSPSHWALAAAGGGGGGGGGGERTPAPGALEPDAAATPAAPNPASLPNPLASGYSPRLCPLSFGEGVEFDPLPPTEVRYTSSVKYDSERHFIDDVHLPLGLAVASCSQTITCVPSCTWRNYKAEVRFEPRHKPARFLSTTIVYPKYPKTVYTTTLDYNRHKTLRRFLSSVELEATEFVGGDYLSDES